The proteins below are encoded in one region of Shewanella putrefaciens:
- the lolA gene encoding outer membrane lipoprotein chaperone LolA, which translates to MKNLLCAVMLTSPLFFSATVFADDAQLLRDTLVSTASLKADFKQTVTDVNQKVIQTGSGVFALAHPNQFYWHLTAPDESQIVADGKDLWIYNPFAEEVVIMDFAEAINASPIALLVHRDDATWSQYSVTKKQDCYGIKPKAIDAGIVTVNVCFKDSQLAKFNVLDDKGNLSQFDLSNQQAISTDDKSLFKFVLPENVDVDDQRRQTTH; encoded by the coding sequence ATGAAAAATCTGTTGTGCGCTGTGATGTTAACTTCGCCATTATTCTTTAGCGCCACTGTATTTGCCGATGATGCACAACTATTGAGGGATACGCTCGTCAGTACCGCCTCCCTTAAGGCGGATTTTAAGCAGACAGTGACGGATGTGAACCAAAAAGTGATCCAAACTGGCTCAGGCGTATTTGCGTTAGCACACCCCAACCAGTTTTATTGGCATTTAACCGCGCCCGATGAATCTCAAATAGTCGCAGATGGTAAAGATTTATGGATCTACAATCCATTTGCCGAAGAAGTGGTCATCATGGATTTTGCTGAGGCGATTAATGCCTCTCCCATTGCGCTATTAGTGCACCGTGACGATGCCACTTGGTCACAGTATTCTGTCACTAAAAAACAAGACTGTTATGGGATAAAACCTAAGGCCATAGATGCGGGCATAGTGACAGTCAATGTGTGTTTTAAAGATTCGCAGTTGGCTAAGTTCAATGTGCTTGATGATAAAGGTAATTTGAGCCAATTTGATTTGAGCAATCAACAAGCCATCAGCACAGACGACAAGTCTTTGTTTAAGTTTGTGTTGCCCGAAAATGTCGA
- a CDS encoding DNA translocase FtsK, with the protein MSQGNSVRTLTGLQRLLEGGLIICCVLATYILLALTSFSPSDPGWSQSHFQGEIRNWTGAVGAWIADILLYFFGVTAYIMPIIVASTGWLLFKRAHDLLEIDYFSVALRIIGFLLLILGFSALASMNANNIYEFSAGGVAGDVIGQAMLPYFNKLGTTLLLLCFLGSGFTLLTGISWLTVVEKVGYASIWLYNQLKRLPQAMKREHETEDTRGFMSVVEKFKQRRDSQHVIETSRVHERVPAKVIVPKKVDAIVSEDTNAQEPAQKKRSPLAKILSLSSAKNTINQRVEPQIDKQEAIAEHGHFEAPPWVAKPTHVDEVEFDAGFHAFDAEEDEPVFGREAFIDDDEDDTLDFGDEDVIDFDTKASTGAVTAQRRKPDQKAKIVDGIVVLPGQEDKPVPAKPMDPLPSISLLDVPDRKKNPISPEELEQVARLVEVKLADFNIVANVVGVYPGPVITRFELELAPGVKASKISNLSKDLARSLLAESVRVVEVIPGKAYVGLELPNKFRETVFMRDVLDCTAFTESKSNLTMVLGQDIAGEPVVVDLGKMPHLLVAGTTGSGKSVGVNVMITSLLYKSGPEDVRFIMIDPKMLELSVYEGIPHLLCEVVTDMKEAANALRWCVGEMERRYKLMSMMGVRNIKGYNAKIAEAKANGEVILDPMWKSSDSMEPEAPALDKLPSIVVVVDEFADMMMIVGKKVEELIARIAQKARAAGIHLILATQRPSVDVITGLIKANIPTRMAFQVSSRIDSRTILDQQGAETLLGMGDMLFLPPGTAVPNRVHGAFIDDHEVHRVVADWCARGKPQYIDEILNGVSEGEQVLLPGETAESDEEYDPLYDEAVAFVTETRRGSISSVQRKFKIGYNRAARIIEQMEMQGVVSAQGHNGNREVLAPPPPKHF; encoded by the coding sequence TTGTCTCAAGGAAATAGTGTACGCACGCTCACAGGGCTGCAACGTCTACTCGAAGGTGGACTGATTATATGTTGTGTTCTCGCCACTTATATTCTTCTCGCGCTGACCAGTTTTAGCCCATCTGATCCGGGGTGGAGTCAGTCGCATTTTCAGGGTGAGATCAGAAATTGGACCGGTGCTGTTGGTGCTTGGATTGCCGACATACTGTTATATTTTTTCGGTGTTACCGCTTATATTATGCCCATTATTGTGGCATCGACGGGTTGGCTGTTGTTTAAACGCGCCCACGATCTGCTCGAAATTGATTATTTTTCAGTCGCATTGCGTATTATAGGTTTCTTATTACTGATCCTAGGGTTTTCCGCTTTAGCGAGCATGAATGCCAATAATATCTATGAGTTTTCTGCCGGCGGTGTTGCGGGGGACGTCATAGGTCAAGCCATGCTGCCGTATTTCAATAAACTCGGTACGACGCTGTTATTACTGTGTTTTTTAGGCTCTGGCTTTACCTTGCTCACGGGCATTAGCTGGTTGACTGTGGTTGAAAAAGTCGGTTATGCCTCCATTTGGTTATATAATCAACTCAAGCGCCTGCCACAGGCCATGAAACGTGAACATGAAACCGAAGATACCCGTGGTTTTATGTCGGTTGTTGAGAAGTTTAAGCAGCGTCGTGACTCCCAGCATGTCATTGAAACATCCAGAGTGCATGAACGTGTGCCGGCTAAGGTGATTGTGCCCAAAAAAGTCGATGCGATAGTCTCTGAGGACACCAATGCTCAGGAACCTGCGCAGAAAAAACGCTCGCCACTGGCGAAAATTTTAAGTTTAAGCAGTGCAAAAAACACCATCAATCAACGTGTTGAACCGCAAATCGATAAGCAGGAAGCCATTGCCGAGCATGGTCATTTTGAAGCACCGCCTTGGGTAGCAAAGCCCACTCATGTTGACGAGGTTGAGTTTGATGCAGGCTTCCACGCCTTTGACGCTGAAGAAGATGAGCCCGTGTTTGGCCGCGAGGCATTTATTGATGACGATGAGGATGACACTTTAGATTTTGGCGATGAGGATGTTATCGATTTTGATACCAAAGCATCGACGGGAGCCGTTACGGCCCAACGCAGAAAGCCAGATCAAAAGGCAAAAATTGTCGATGGAATTGTGGTTTTGCCCGGGCAAGAAGATAAGCCGGTGCCAGCCAAACCTATGGACCCATTACCCAGTATTAGCCTGCTGGATGTGCCTGATCGTAAAAAGAATCCCATAAGCCCAGAAGAACTTGAACAAGTTGCCCGCTTAGTGGAAGTTAAATTGGCAGACTTTAATATTGTTGCCAATGTTGTCGGTGTCTACCCAGGGCCTGTGATCACTCGCTTTGAGTTAGAGTTAGCTCCAGGTGTAAAAGCCTCTAAAATTTCCAATTTATCCAAGGATTTAGCCCGCTCATTACTGGCGGAAAGTGTACGTGTGGTTGAGGTTATCCCCGGTAAGGCCTATGTGGGGCTGGAGCTACCGAATAAATTCCGTGAAACCGTATTTATGCGGGATGTGCTCGATTGCACGGCGTTCACTGAGAGTAAGTCGAATCTCACTATGGTGCTTGGTCAAGATATTGCGGGCGAGCCCGTTGTGGTTGACTTAGGCAAAATGCCGCATTTATTGGTAGCTGGTACCACAGGCTCGGGTAAGTCTGTGGGGGTGAACGTGATGATCACTAGCCTGCTTTACAAGTCTGGCCCCGAAGATGTGCGTTTTATCATGATCGACCCCAAAATGTTGGAACTGTCAGTCTATGAAGGCATTCCGCATTTGTTGTGTGAAGTTGTGACTGATATGAAAGAAGCCGCCAATGCACTGCGTTGGTGTGTGGGCGAGATGGAACGTCGCTATAAGTTGATGTCCATGATGGGTGTGCGCAATATTAAGGGCTATAACGCGAAAATTGCCGAGGCGAAAGCCAATGGCGAAGTGATTTTAGATCCTATGTGGAAGTCATCGGACAGCATGGAACCCGAAGCGCCCGCGTTAGATAAGTTGCCTTCAATTGTCGTCGTGGTCGACGAATTTGCCGATATGATGATGATTGTCGGTAAGAAAGTAGAAGAGCTGATTGCCCGTATTGCCCAAAAGGCTCGTGCGGCAGGGATCCATTTAATTTTAGCGACTCAGCGACCATCGGTGGATGTGATCACGGGATTGATCAAGGCAAACATCCCGACACGTATGGCATTCCAAGTGTCATCGCGTATCGATTCGCGCACCATTTTAGATCAACAGGGAGCAGAAACCCTGCTCGGTATGGGTGATATGTTATTCCTCCCCCCTGGCACAGCAGTGCCAAACCGGGTTCATGGCGCCTTTATTGACGATCATGAAGTTCACCGAGTGGTGGCCGACTGGTGTGCTCGCGGTAAGCCCCAGTATATTGATGAAATTCTTAATGGTGTCAGTGAAGGCGAGCAAGTGTTGTTGCCAGGCGAGACGGCGGAATCCGATGAAGAGTACGATCCCTTGTATGATGAAGCGGTTGCCTTTGTCACCGAAACGCGCCGCGGCTCGATTTCCAGTGTGCAGCGCAAGTTTAAGATTGGTTATAACCGCGCCGCACGCATTATTGAGCAGATGGAAATGCAGGGCGTAGTATCGGCCCAGGGGCACAATGGTAACCGTGAGGTATTAGCGCCTCCGCCACCGAAACATTTTTAA
- the lrp gene encoding leucine-responsive transcriptional regulator Lrp: protein MAYNKKSPVKDLDRIDRNILNELQIDGRISNVELSKRVGLSPTPCLERVKRLEKQGYINGYTALVNPHFLGASLLVFVEITLSRDTPEVFDKFNRAVQLLDDIQECHLVSGDFDYLLKTRVSDMSAYRRLLGETLLKLPSVSDTRTYVVMEEVKHTSRVAINHLLSDI, encoded by the coding sequence ATGGCATATAATAAAAAGAGTCCTGTAAAAGACTTGGATCGCATCGATCGCAACATTCTTAATGAATTACAAATTGATGGCCGCATTTCTAATGTGGAGTTATCGAAGAGAGTTGGATTAAGTCCAACTCCGTGTTTAGAAAGAGTGAAACGACTCGAAAAGCAAGGATATATCAACGGCTATACCGCGCTGGTTAATCCCCATTTCCTGGGTGCATCCCTACTGGTATTCGTGGAAATCACCTTAAGCCGTGATACGCCCGAAGTGTTTGATAAGTTTAATCGCGCTGTGCAATTACTGGATGACATTCAAGAATGTCACCTCGTTTCGGGCGACTTTGATTACTTATTAAAAACGCGTGTTTCTGATATGTCGGCGTATCGCCGCCTATTAGGTGAGACATTGCTAAAATTACCTTCCGTTTCAGATACTCGTACATACGTTGTGATGGAAGAAGTAAAACACACCAGTCGTGTAGCGATAAATCATCTACTTTCAGATATCTAA